From a region of the Balaenoptera ricei isolate mBalRic1 chromosome 11, mBalRic1.hap2, whole genome shotgun sequence genome:
- the TMIE gene encoding transmembrane inner ear expressed protein isoform X2, with the protein MAGQRLGAGPLWALGGGAALGVCLAGVAGQLVEPSTAPPKPKPPPLTKETVVFWDMRLWHVVGIFSLFVLSIIITLCCVFNCRVPRTRKEIEARYLQRKAAKMYTDKLETVPPLNELTEIPGEDKKKKKKKDSVDTVAIKVEEDEKNEAKKKKEEK; encoded by the exons ATGGCGGGGCAGCGGCTAGGCGCGGGGCCGCTCTGGGCGCTGGGCGGCGGCGCCGCCCTGGGGGTTTGCCTCGCGGGGGTCGCCGGGCAGCTGGTGGAG CCCAGCACGGCCCCACCCAAGCCCAAGCCGCCCCCGCTGACCAAGGAGACGGTGGTGTTCTGGGATATGCGCCTGTGGCACGTGGTGGGCATCTTCTCGCTCTTCGTGTTGTCCATCA TTATCACTCTTTGCTGTGTCTTCAACTGCCGCGTGCCACGGACCCGGAAGGAGATTGAAGCCCGGTACCTACAGCGAAAGGCAGCCAAGATGTACACGGACAAACTAGAGACTGTGCCACCCCTCAATGAGCTCACAGAAATCCCTGGAG aggataagaagaagaagaagaagaaggacagTGTGGATACAGTGGCCATCAAAGTAGAGGAGGATGAGAAGAATGAggccaagaagaagaaagaagagaaatga
- the TMIE gene encoding transmembrane inner ear expressed protein isoform X1 yields the protein MFGLSECLLRPGPLSAPSQPLASAWLIPLSPDPQPSTAPPKPKPPPLTKETVVFWDMRLWHVVGIFSLFVLSIIITLCCVFNCRVPRTRKEIEARYLQRKAAKMYTDKLETVPPLNELTEIPGEDKKKKKKKDSVDTVAIKVEEDEKNEAKKKKEEK from the exons ATGTTTGGACTGAGTGAGTGCTTGCTGAGACCTGGGCCTCTCTCGGCCCCGTCCCAGCCCCTGGCCTCTGCCTGGCTCATTCCACTCTCTCCTGACCCACAGCCCAGCACGGCCCCACCCAAGCCCAAGCCGCCCCCGCTGACCAAGGAGACGGTGGTGTTCTGGGATATGCGCCTGTGGCACGTGGTGGGCATCTTCTCGCTCTTCGTGTTGTCCATCA TTATCACTCTTTGCTGTGTCTTCAACTGCCGCGTGCCACGGACCCGGAAGGAGATTGAAGCCCGGTACCTACAGCGAAAGGCAGCCAAGATGTACACGGACAAACTAGAGACTGTGCCACCCCTCAATGAGCTCACAGAAATCCCTGGAG aggataagaagaagaagaagaagaaggacagTGTGGATACAGTGGCCATCAAAGTAGAGGAGGATGAGAAGAATGAggccaagaagaagaaagaagagaaatga
- the PRSS50 gene encoding LOW QUALITY PROTEIN: probable threonine protease PRSS50 (The sequence of the model RefSeq protein was modified relative to this genomic sequence to represent the inferred CDS: inserted 1 base in 1 codon), translated as MEFWCGAPAGRHSPPRPRTSALAHAGLLLMLLLLLLLQPSGCLGAGEVQGALSTGAPADLGAPCAPSATCPSGGRRFPRQAATSQPPRTLQYSASKADEDEFLPPCGFSYERDPTLRDPEAMARWWPWMVSVQANGTHICAGTLIASEWVLTVAHCMIQSGVTYSVRVGSPWVDQLSKSTVDVLAQQVIVNSHYWSHRYWSWVGRANDIALLKLERPLKYNKYVWPICLPGLDYMLKDHALCTVTGWGLPRVDGVWPQFRTIQEKEVTILNSTECESVYHRFSKIPSLIQIINSQMICAKDXQQEQFCYEISGEPLACPVESIWYLVGMVSWGPGCKKSKALPIYLHISSYQQWERLNGQTLPAPSRALLLALLLPLNLLAVL; from the exons ATGGAGTTCTGGTGTGGGGCGCCGGCCGGCAGGCACAGCCCCCCGCGCCCCCGGACGTCCGCCCTTGCCCACGCCGGGCTCCTGCTGATGCTACTGCTGTTACTGCTGCTGCAGCCCTCGG GTTGCTTGGGCGCTGGCGAAGTGCAGGGGGCACTGTCCACGGGTGCCCCTGCCGACCTTGGCGCCCCCTGTGCCCCCAGTGCCACCTGTCCCTCAGGCGGACGTCGCTTCCCCCGGCAGGCCGCCACTAGCCAGCCGCCCAGGACCCTGCAGTACTCTGCTTCTAAAGCCGACGAGGATGAGTTCCTTCCCC CCTGTGGCTTCTCCTATGAGCGGGACCCCACCCTCAGGGATCCGGAGGCCATGGCTCGGTGGTGGCCATGGATGGTCAGTGTGCAGGCCAATGGCACACATATCTGTGCAGGCACCCTCATTGCCTCCGAGTGGGTGCTGACCGTGGCCCACTGCATGATCCA GAGTGGTGTTACCTATTCAGTGCGGGTGGGGAGTCCATGGGTTGACCAGCTATCCAAGTCTACTGTCGACGTCCTGGCACAGCAGGTCATCGTGAACAGCCATTATTGGTCCCATCGGTACTGGTCCTGGGTTGGCCGGGCCAATGACATTGCCCTCCTTAAGCTTGAGCGGCCACTCAAGTACAACAAGTATGTCTGGCCCATCTGCCTGCCTGGCTTGGACTATATGCTAAAGGACCACGCCCTCTGCACTGTGACAGGCTGGGGACTCCCCAGGGTTGATG GTGTGTGGCCCCAGTTCAGGACCATCCAGGAGAAGGAAGTCACTATCCTGAACAGCACGGAGTGTGAAAGCGTCTACCACAGGTTCTCCAAAATCCCCTCTCTGATTCAGATCATCAACTCCCAGATGATTTGTGCAAAGG ATCAACAGGAACAGTTTTGCTAT gAGATAAGTGGTGAGCCCTTGGCCTGTCCTGTGGAGAGCATATGGTACCTGGTGGGAATGGTGAGCTGGGGCCCAGGCTGCAAGAAGAGCAAGGCCCTGCCCATCTACCTACACATCTCCTCCTACCAGCAGTGGGAACGCCTCAACGGGCAGACTCTGCCAGCCCCATCCAGGGCCCTGCTCCTGGCACTCCTGCTGCCCCTCAACCTCCTTGCTGTCCTCTGA